In Edaphobacter dinghuensis, one genomic interval encodes:
- the add gene encoding adenosine deaminase produces MAKRTTKRDAEIDVVDWLRKLPKAELHLHLEGTILPETLVELSRRHDAEPLTLESARELYRYENFLGFLMSFKAVTERLRGPEDYELITYNMVRELAAQGVVHAEVYISFGIIFYWKKTEVEPYVEAIERARIRGEQDFGTTVLWIIDAVRHFGADEAAKVFRKAAELQPKYPSIIGIGIGGDEARGGADLFRELYAEAKQAGLRLTAHAGESVGPESIWSAINIGAERVGHALSAQHDPELIEILAEKQIPLEINVTSNIRTGCCSSFDEHPLRQYFDSGLMVTLNSDDPPMFGSNLLEEYVLAQERYGFSLEQMREFAANSVEASFLPPERKLELLRQVEQYGW; encoded by the coding sequence ATGGCGAAACGAACTACAAAGCGAGACGCAGAGATCGACGTCGTCGACTGGCTGCGCAAACTCCCCAAGGCGGAGCTGCACCTGCACCTTGAAGGCACTATCCTGCCGGAGACCCTGGTCGAGCTGAGCCGACGCCACGACGCCGAGCCTCTCACCCTCGAATCCGCTCGCGAGCTTTACAGGTACGAGAACTTCCTCGGCTTCCTCATGTCCTTCAAGGCTGTCACCGAGCGTCTGCGCGGGCCAGAGGACTACGAGCTGATCACCTACAACATGGTTCGTGAGCTGGCTGCTCAGGGCGTCGTTCACGCTGAGGTCTACATCTCCTTCGGCATCATCTTCTACTGGAAGAAGACCGAAGTTGAGCCTTATGTCGAGGCCATCGAGCGCGCGCGTATTCGCGGCGAGCAGGATTTCGGCACCACGGTTCTCTGGATCATTGACGCTGTTCGTCACTTCGGGGCGGACGAGGCAGCAAAGGTATTTCGCAAAGCAGCGGAGCTGCAGCCGAAGTATCCCAGCATCATCGGCATCGGTATCGGCGGCGATGAGGCACGCGGTGGTGCTGACCTCTTCCGCGAGCTATATGCAGAGGCAAAACAGGCTGGCCTGCGCCTCACCGCGCATGCAGGAGAATCGGTGGGCCCCGAGAGCATCTGGTCGGCGATCAACATCGGCGCCGAACGTGTGGGTCACGCTCTATCGGCACAACACGATCCTGAATTAATCGAGATCCTGGCCGAGAAGCAAATTCCGCTTGAGATTAACGTGACCAGCAATATCCGAACGGGCTGTTGCTCGAGCTTCGATGAGCATCCCTTGCGGCAATACTTCGACTCCGGCCTGATGGTAACGCTCAACTCCGACGATCCGCCGATGTTCGGCAGCAATCTGCTCGAGGAGTATGTTCTGGCACAGGAGCGTTACGGCTTCTCGCTGGAGCAGATGCGCGAGTTTGCAGCGAATTCCGTGGAGGCGAGCTTTCTGCCTCCGGAGCGAAAGCTGGAGCTACTGCGGCAAGTTGAGCAATACGGCTGGTAG
- a CDS encoding O-methyltransferase encodes MAKDAEELWKQVDQYITDRLIPADPILEEAQAANAAAGLPTIDVAPNQGKLLHLLARIAGAKKILEIGTLGGYSTTWLARALPEDGRLVTLEFDAKHAEVARKNIARAGLDKVVTVQLGAALDTLPVLVKEGAGPFDLIFIDADKKNLANYLAWSLKLSRKGTLILVDNVIRDGEVIDASSEDPNVQGARQLFDALKREPRLQATALQTIGSKGHDGFAMAVVVE; translated from the coding sequence ATGGCTAAAGACGCAGAAGAGTTGTGGAAACAGGTCGATCAGTACATCACTGATCGTTTGATTCCTGCCGATCCGATTCTCGAAGAAGCGCAGGCGGCCAATGCAGCTGCTGGATTGCCGACCATCGATGTCGCACCGAACCAGGGAAAGCTGTTGCATCTGCTGGCGCGAATTGCGGGGGCAAAGAAGATTCTCGAGATCGGAACACTGGGCGGCTACAGCACCACATGGTTGGCAAGGGCGCTGCCTGAAGATGGCCGCCTGGTGACGCTCGAATTCGATGCAAAGCATGCCGAGGTGGCTCGCAAGAACATTGCTCGTGCAGGGCTGGATAAAGTGGTTACGGTGCAGCTGGGAGCTGCGCTCGATACGCTGCCGGTTCTCGTCAAAGAAGGTGCGGGGCCGTTCGACCTTATATTCATCGATGCGGATAAAAAGAATCTCGCAAATTATCTGGCATGGTCCTTGAAGCTCTCCCGCAAAGGGACGCTCATCCTCGTTGACAATGTTATCCGCGACGGTGAGGTCATCGACGCATCCAGCGAAGATCCGAATGTGCAAGGCGCACGACAGCTCTTCGACGCGCTGAAGCGGGAGCCGCGGCTGCAGGCTACAGCGCTGCAAACTATTGGTAGCAAAGGCCATGACGGCTTTGCTATGGCGGTCGTCGTCGAGTAG